Proteins from one Variovorax sp. TBS-050B genomic window:
- a CDS encoding SDR family oxidoreductase, translated as MSIIDSLRPPPGLRVLVSAGASGIGAAVALAFRETGARVHVCDIDGAALERLAREAPEITASVADASVPGDVDRVFDDVQGALGGLDVLVNNVGIAGPTGAIQELQRGDWERTVAVNLNSQFYFSNRAVPLLKRSAMNPSLIAMSSVAGRLGYAFRTPYAATKWAVVGLMKSLAIELGPHGVRVNAILPGTVEGDRMNSVIGARAATAGVPVEAMRAAYLQKISLRRMVTTEDVAAMALFLCSPAARNVSGQAISVDGNMEYL; from the coding sequence ATGAGCATCATCGATTCACTGCGCCCGCCGCCCGGCCTGCGCGTGCTGGTCAGCGCGGGCGCATCGGGCATCGGCGCGGCCGTGGCGCTGGCCTTTCGCGAGACCGGCGCGCGCGTGCACGTGTGCGACATCGACGGCGCGGCGCTCGAGCGGCTCGCGCGCGAGGCGCCCGAGATCACCGCCAGCGTGGCCGACGCCTCGGTGCCCGGCGACGTGGACCGCGTGTTCGACGACGTGCAGGGCGCCCTCGGCGGGCTCGACGTGCTGGTCAACAACGTCGGCATCGCGGGCCCCACCGGCGCGATCCAGGAGCTGCAGCGCGGCGACTGGGAGCGCACCGTGGCGGTCAACCTGAACAGCCAGTTCTATTTCTCGAACCGCGCGGTGCCGCTGCTCAAGCGCTCGGCCATGAACCCGAGCCTGATCGCGATGAGCTCGGTCGCGGGCCGGCTCGGCTACGCCTTCCGCACGCCCTACGCGGCCACCAAGTGGGCCGTCGTGGGGCTGATGAAGTCGCTCGCCATCGAGCTCGGGCCGCACGGCGTGCGCGTCAACGCGATCCTGCCCGGCACGGTGGAGGGCGACCGCATGAACAGCGTGATCGGCGCGCGCGCCGCCACGGCGGGCGTCCCGGTGGAGGCGATGCGCGCGGCGTACCTGCAGAAGATCTCGCTGCGCCGCATGGTCACGACCGAGGACGTGGCCGCGATGGCGCTCTTCCTGTGCTCGCCCGCGGCGCGCAACGTCAGCGGCCAGGCCATCAGCGTCGACGGGAACATGGAATACCTCTGA
- a CDS encoding zeta toxin family protein: MPARIFVLAGVNGAGKSSVGGAALLQKKVDYFNPDLAARALADADPALSVEAANAKAWELGRQGLERALAQQLNFAFETTLGARTLPEMLLEGARAGAQVHLWYAGLSSPELHLQRVRARVAAGGHDIPEGKIRERYETSRANLIRLLPHLASLRLYDNSAERDPKAGQRPQPLLLLHMEGGRIVSHIALDRVPQWAKPIMAVALGRGGGAG; encoded by the coding sequence ATGCCGGCCCGAATCTTCGTGCTGGCCGGCGTCAACGGCGCCGGCAAGAGCAGCGTGGGCGGCGCCGCGCTGCTGCAGAAGAAGGTCGACTACTTCAACCCGGACCTGGCCGCCCGCGCGCTGGCGGATGCCGACCCCGCGCTGTCGGTCGAGGCGGCGAACGCGAAGGCCTGGGAGCTCGGCCGTCAGGGGCTCGAGCGCGCGCTCGCGCAGCAGTTGAACTTCGCGTTCGAGACCACGCTCGGCGCGCGGACCTTGCCCGAGATGCTGCTCGAAGGCGCGCGCGCGGGCGCGCAGGTCCATCTCTGGTACGCCGGGCTCTCGTCGCCCGAACTGCACCTGCAGCGCGTGCGCGCCCGCGTCGCCGCGGGCGGGCACGACATTCCAGAGGGGAAGATCCGCGAACGCTACGAGACCAGCCGCGCCAACCTGATCCGGCTGCTGCCGCACCTCGCGAGCCTGCGCCTCTACGACAACAGCGCCGAACGCGACCCCAAGGCCGGACAGCGTCCGCAGCCGCTGCTGCTGCTGCACATGGAGGGCGGGCGCATCGTCTCCCACATCGCGCTCGACCGGGTGCCGCAATGGGCCAAGCCGATCATGGCGGTGGCGCTGGGGCGGGGCGGCGGCGCGGGCTGA
- a CDS encoding branched-chain amino acid ABC transporter substrate-binding protein yields MHKLNATLTSGLACAIGILAFGSAAAAPVKVGVLETLSGPQASSGQAYRTAVRFAIDRINAAGGWNGEPVQLLEYDNQGGPAGAADKLKAAAADGVHLIVQGASSAIGGQITEDVRKHNLRNPGREIIYINVGAEALELTGEKCHFHHFRFSGDAQIRTKALVSAMKQADALGTRVYSINQNYAWGQDMERAIADNAAAGGYQVVEKTLHDVNKVQDFAPYVAKISAARADSVLTGNWSNDLLLLMKASKSAGLKVRFGTVFLDQPGNIANAGELAVGHFVAHTFNAEAGGPEGERFVDEYKARTGHAPAFVEPQTVFGMAMVADALKRTSPVNGRLDVNALARAIETAKVMTPMGEMRMRAADHQALLPIVVSTVTKDARYKADGTDMGFKPVRRFSAEEASTPAQPACAMKRAG; encoded by the coding sequence ATGCACAAACTCAACGCAACCCTCACCTCCGGTCTCGCCTGCGCGATCGGCATCCTCGCCTTCGGCTCGGCCGCGGCCGCGCCCGTCAAGGTCGGCGTGCTCGAAACGCTCTCGGGTCCGCAGGCCTCGTCCGGCCAGGCCTACCGCACGGCGGTGCGCTTCGCGATCGACCGCATCAACGCGGCCGGCGGCTGGAACGGCGAGCCGGTGCAGCTGCTCGAGTACGACAACCAGGGCGGGCCCGCGGGCGCGGCCGACAAGCTCAAGGCCGCCGCGGCCGACGGCGTGCACCTGATCGTGCAGGGCGCCTCCTCGGCCATCGGCGGCCAGATCACGGAGGACGTGCGCAAGCACAACCTGCGCAACCCGGGCAGGGAGATCATCTACATCAACGTCGGCGCCGAGGCCCTCGAACTCACCGGCGAGAAGTGCCACTTCCACCATTTCCGCTTCAGCGGCGACGCGCAGATCCGCACCAAGGCGCTGGTCAGCGCGATGAAGCAGGCCGACGCACTCGGCACCCGGGTGTATTCGATCAACCAGAACTACGCCTGGGGCCAGGACATGGAGCGCGCCATCGCCGACAACGCGGCCGCCGGCGGCTACCAGGTGGTCGAGAAGACGCTGCACGACGTCAACAAGGTGCAGGACTTCGCGCCCTACGTCGCCAAGATCAGCGCGGCCAGGGCGGACTCGGTCCTCACCGGCAACTGGTCGAACGACCTGCTGCTGTTGATGAAGGCATCGAAGTCGGCCGGCCTGAAGGTGCGCTTCGGCACCGTCTTCCTCGACCAGCCGGGCAACATCGCGAACGCCGGCGAGCTCGCGGTGGGGCATTTCGTGGCGCACACCTTCAATGCCGAGGCGGGCGGGCCCGAGGGCGAGCGCTTCGTCGACGAGTACAAGGCCAGGACCGGCCACGCGCCCGCCTTCGTCGAGCCGCAGACCGTCTTCGGCATGGCGATGGTGGCCGATGCGCTCAAGCGCACCTCGCCGGTGAACGGCAGGCTCGACGTGAACGCGCTTGCGCGCGCCATCGAGACCGCGAAGGTCATGACGCCGATGGGCGAGATGCGCATGCGCGCGGCCGACCACCAGGCGCTGCTGCCGATCGTGGTCTCGACGGTGACGAAGGATGCGCGCTACAAGGCCGACGGCACCGACATGGGCTTCAAGCCGGTCAGGCGCTTCTCGGCCGAGGAAGCCTCGACGCCCGCGCAACCCGCCTGCGCGATGAAGCGCGCCGGCTGA
- a CDS encoding ester cyclase: MTKTELETTYRDYIACLNRREWTALGRFVHEDVRHNAAALGIDGYRAMLEADCAQIPDLRFEIEMLVADPPRLAARLRFDVTPAADFLGVPVNGRRVSFCENVFYAFRDGRIEQVWSVIDEVAIEAQLR, from the coding sequence ATGACGAAGACAGAACTCGAGACCACCTACCGCGACTACATCGCATGCCTCAACCGGCGCGAGTGGACGGCGCTCGGTCGCTTTGTCCACGAGGACGTGCGCCACAACGCCGCGGCGCTCGGCATCGACGGCTACCGCGCGATGCTGGAGGCCGACTGCGCGCAGATTCCCGATCTCCGCTTCGAGATCGAGATGCTGGTGGCCGACCCGCCCCGGCTCGCGGCCAGGCTCCGCTTCGACGTCACGCCGGCCGCGGACTTCCTCGGCGTGCCGGTGAACGGACGGCGCGTGAGCTTCTGCGAGAACGTCTTCTACGCGTTCCGCGACGGAAGGATCGAACAGGTCTGGTCCGTGATCGATGAGGTGGCGATCGAAGCGCAACTGCGATAG
- a CDS encoding GAF domain-containing protein, with amino-acid sequence MSLLSPDRQRAAGSAPDASGEAVDAIAAELLGLLHRNAPAEEFAARLARVEALPDALQRKTGLVELVRMAMALRHRLEVHEQRERGMLAVIESAQDLSSRLDLSELLQAIVRRARHLMGSQLCWLTIYDAASGEFQVVVADGAISDRTGKMTAARSLGVAGVVMSTRLPFFTPDYLHDNRFVHDPALDDTFRAEGVAALVGAPLMCDDNVIGLLFVADRYHRTHTALNVSILCTLATHAAVAINNAKAFAESKAALAHADLARRELERHVRDVQGAAEAHEQLTSLLAQGASLGALCQSVAQLLDGSVLVLDEAFQVIGRGRAAGYAGTAADAYAPHDAHSAELAAALRESRRAGRSAVAYAEGDELCRVIAVLGGNDVLGAVLLFRHEDLREVSLRTFERSSSVIGIVLLSQERVEAGKSREVSALLRTLVSPRQDEPAVTRDRAERFGLDLSQPVSLLLVEMAEPRPGFWARRLRAGVPLLADHVLDEIDGVLAVVCGATRAQDVLAQIAAFARRELGDAYRGVLSRPVRSPAEMPALYAALRRALSVLGRLGMRGSIVGQNEMALYSVLFETHDQGSLNAFLDATIGALLAHDRKRGSELTSTLLAYFDCNQNAKTTALRMNIHVNTVRQRLATIEELIGHWGSASRALEIHMALRLWSIGTLI; translated from the coding sequence ATGTCCCTACTGTCCCCCGATCGACAACGCGCGGCAGGCTCTGCGCCCGATGCGTCCGGCGAGGCGGTCGACGCGATCGCCGCCGAGCTGCTCGGCCTGCTGCACCGGAATGCGCCGGCCGAGGAATTCGCCGCGCGCCTCGCGCGGGTCGAGGCGCTGCCCGATGCGCTGCAGCGCAAGACGGGCCTGGTGGAGCTGGTGCGCATGGCGATGGCGCTGCGCCACCGGCTGGAAGTGCACGAGCAACGCGAGCGCGGCATGCTCGCGGTGATCGAGTCCGCGCAGGACCTGTCGAGCCGGCTCGACCTCAGCGAGCTGCTGCAGGCGATCGTGCGGCGCGCGCGCCACCTGATGGGATCGCAGCTGTGCTGGCTCACCATCTACGACGCCGCGAGCGGCGAGTTCCAGGTCGTGGTGGCCGACGGCGCGATCTCGGACCGCACGGGAAAGATGACCGCGGCACGCAGCCTCGGCGTGGCCGGCGTGGTGATGTCGACGCGGCTGCCGTTCTTCACGCCCGACTACCTGCACGACAACCGCTTCGTGCACGACCCGGCGCTCGACGACACCTTCCGCGCCGAGGGCGTGGCCGCGCTCGTGGGCGCGCCGCTGATGTGCGACGACAACGTGATCGGACTGCTCTTCGTGGCCGACCGCTACCACCGCACCCACACCGCGCTCAACGTCTCGATCCTGTGCACGCTCGCCACGCATGCGGCGGTGGCGATCAACAATGCCAAGGCCTTCGCGGAATCGAAGGCCGCGCTGGCGCATGCCGACCTGGCCCGGCGCGAGCTGGAGCGGCATGTGCGCGACGTGCAGGGCGCGGCCGAGGCGCACGAGCAGCTGACCTCGCTGCTGGCGCAGGGCGCCTCGCTCGGCGCGCTCTGCCAGTCGGTGGCGCAGCTGCTCGACGGCAGCGTGCTGGTGCTCGACGAGGCGTTCCAGGTCATCGGCCGCGGCCGCGCCGCCGGCTATGCGGGCACCGCGGCAGACGCCTATGCGCCGCACGACGCGCACAGCGCGGAACTCGCGGCGGCGCTGCGCGAAAGCCGGCGCGCGGGCCGGTCGGCGGTCGCCTATGCGGAAGGGGACGAACTCTGCCGCGTGATCGCGGTGCTCGGCGGCAACGACGTGCTCGGGGCCGTGCTGCTGTTCCGGCACGAGGACCTGCGCGAGGTGTCGCTGCGCACCTTCGAGCGCAGTTCGAGCGTCATCGGCATCGTGCTGCTGTCGCAGGAGCGCGTCGAGGCCGGCAAGAGCCGCGAGGTCTCGGCGCTGCTGCGCACGCTGGTCTCGCCGCGGCAGGACGAGCCGGCCGTGACGCGCGACCGCGCCGAGCGCTTCGGCCTCGACCTCTCGCAGCCGGTCTCGCTGCTGCTGGTGGAGATGGCCGAGCCGCGCCCGGGCTTCTGGGCCCGGCGGCTGCGCGCGGGGGTGCCGCTCCTGGCCGACCATGTGCTCGACGAGATCGACGGCGTGCTGGCCGTCGTGTGCGGCGCGACCCGGGCGCAGGACGTGCTGGCGCAGATCGCGGCCTTCGCACGGCGCGAGCTCGGCGACGCCTACCGCGGCGTGCTGTCCAGGCCGGTGCGCTCGCCCGCGGAGATGCCAGCGCTCTACGCCGCGCTGCGCAGGGCGCTGTCGGTGCTGGGGCGCCTGGGCATGCGCGGCAGCATCGTGGGCCAGAACGAGATGGCGCTCTATTCGGTGCTGTTCGAGACCCACGACCAGGGCAGTCTCAACGCCTTCCTGGACGCGACCATCGGCGCGCTGCTCGCGCACGACCGCAAGCGCGGCTCGGAACTGACGTCGACGCTGCTGGCCTACTTCGACTGCAACCAGAACGCGAAGACCACCGCGTTGCGCATGAACATCCATGTCAACACCGTGCGCCAGCGGCTCGCGACCATCGAGGAATTGATCGGGCACTGGGGCAGCGCGAGCAGGGCGCTCGAGATCCACATGGCGCTGCGCCTGTGGAGCATCGGGACGCTCATCTGA